The Primulina eburnea isolate SZY01 chromosome 6, ASM2296580v1, whole genome shotgun sequence genome contains a region encoding:
- the LOC140833338 gene encoding uncharacterized protein: protein MDLSPRPPTVPSDPEKPLCPKCGRHHWGECRYGTHTCYRCGTAGHVARDCPQGASQERVQGRIFSLTKEDDGDRGGMLASAGTSLVLPFTSCFEAERLLCRGCVGFLAFIVDVDSMVKLNIGDIDVVIEFVDVFELDVPGLPPDRDREFVIALMVPGIIARLSALVIRATLTDRIRREQTVVVQLIEMRARAEERVTLEFRVYGDGLVTLRGCICVPSEFWKSLHRAMGSRLAFSTTYHPQSDGQSERVIQILEDMLRACTIDYPGSWDSMLPLTEFTMCFMFRCSGEYIANLSHESFDRRGYVGTRG, encoded by the exons ATGGAtctgagtcctagaccaccgacagTCCCATCTGATCCtgagaagccattgtgtcccaagtgcggcAGACATCattggggagagtgcagatatggcactcatacttgttatcgttgtggcacggcaggccacgttgccagagattgtcctcaGGGAGCTAGTCAAGAGagagtgcagggtcgtatcttttcgttGACCAAGGAAGATGATGGCGATAGgggaggtatgctcgccagtgcaggtacttcgctggtccttccttttacttCTTgttttgaggctgagagattgctgtgtagaggttgtgttgggtttttggcttttattgttgatgtggatagtatggttaagttgaatattggtgatattgatgtggtgatagagtttgttgatgtgtttgagcttgatgtgccgggtttgcctccGGACAGAGATAGGGAGTTTGTGATTGCTTtgatggtccctggaatcattGCTCGTttatcagcgttggttattagggctacattgacggacaggatccgtagagagcagactgtcgtggttcagttgatagagatgagagctagagcagaggagagagttACCTTAGAGTTTAGAGtgtatggtgatggtttggtgaccctTAGAGgttgtatttgtgttccttcagagttttggaagagtttgcatagagctatgggttcgcggttagcatttagtacaacttatcaccctcagagcgacggtcaatcagagagagtcattcagattctagaggatatgctcagagcttgtactatcgattatccaggtagctgggattctatgttgcctttgacagagttcacaatgtgtttcatgtttcgatgctcaggagagtatattgcgaatctttcccat gaatcatttgatagaagaggctacgtgggaaccagaggttga